In Corylus avellana chromosome ca2, CavTom2PMs-1.0, the following proteins share a genomic window:
- the LOC132170632 gene encoding protein PALE CRESS, chloroplastic has product MEARVLELMCLLPPPPLSTRSVVLARLPVFPYPSPFKPKYSTHSVLRRSTSKDEPLIDGLPKEYYDDEWQARQREKTKELHRRRQDEEEEEERKVEEYREIGMRLKGYPEEDVKKARRLVASFILAAEEVEEKIEEAAEKGELTELVLMVIWNRRDLARRDEEKDAIRSLDLLYRRVETEILKREATPAMRLLNDLLNMHDGFDDEGWLKECKKRMIDTFPREDPFSILVPAGFDIDKHQGPLRPPLEADDALLRVDFVREVDALLQEVKFEQSEAQNAQGLDPESVASRLKKQEKQQTIRQVEALLDLAINLKW; this is encoded by the exons ATGGAGGCAAGGGTCCTGGAGCTAATGTGCTTACTACCTCCACCGCCATTATCAACTCGCTCTGTTGTCCTTGCAAGGCTTCCAGTATTTCCATACCCGTCTCCTTTCAAGCCTAAATACTCAACCCACTCAG TTCTGAGGAGGAGCACGAGTAAGGATGAGCCGCTCATAGATGGGCTTCCCAAGGAGTATTATGATGAT GAATGGCAAGCCAGGCAACGTGAAAAGACAAAGGAGTTGCATCGAAGACGtcaagatgaagaggaagaagaggaaagaaaGGTCGAAGAGTATCGTGAAATTGGCATGCGCTTGAAGGGGTATCCAGAAGAAGATGTCAAAAAAGCACGGAGACTGGTTGCAAGCTTCATCCTAGCTGCTGAAGAAGTGGAAGAG AAAATTGAGGAAGCTGCAGAGAAAGGAGAACTCACTGAGCTTGTTCTAATGGTCATATGGAACCGCCGCGATCTTGCTCGACGTGAT GAAGAAAAGGATGCTATAAGAAGTCTTGATCTGTTATACAGAAGGGTTGAG ACTGAGATTTTGAAAAGGGAGGCCACTCCTGCCATGAGACTGCTCAACGATCTTTTGAATATGCATGATGGGTTTGATGACGAAGGCTGGCTGAAAGAATGCAAAAAACGCATGATTGATACCTTTCCAAGAGAAGATCCATTTAGCATTCTTGTTCCAGCAGGATTTGACATTGATAAG CATCAAGGGCCACTTAGACCTCCACTTGAAGCTGATGATGCACTTTTAAGGGTAGACTTTGTTAGAGAGGTTGATGCATTGCTACAAGAGGTAAAGTTTGAACAAAGTGAAGCACAGAATGCACAGGGGCTTGATCCTGAATCTGTTGCCAGTAGGTTGAAGAAACAGGAGAAACAACAAACCATACGCCAAGTAGAAGCTCTGTTAGACCTGGCTATAAATTTGAAATGGTAG